Within Blattabacterium cuenoti, the genomic segment ACTTTATTTTCTTTCAACCAATCAGATAAGGAGGTTGACATATTCCAATGATTGGGACGATTAGAATAATATGAAATAATCAGACCAGATACTTGAACCTTATCAGATTCATAAAATTCTTGAACTGATTCTTTGTGAGAAGAAGATGGAATTCCATAATTTCCTATTATAGGATAAGTATAAGTTAAAATTTGACCTTTGTAAGAAGGATCTGTCAAACTTTCCGTGTATCCGGTCATAGCTGTGTTGAATACAACTTCTCCTGAAGAAGAAACTGGAGATCCAAAATGATAAGCTTCATATTTTGTTCCATCTTCCAATATCAACATAGCCGTTGTTCTATTATTATTTTTTTTCATTTTTCATCTAAATATGCTAAAGCATTTCTTAATTTTTTGAGGAATAATTTGATATGATTGACATTAATACTTAATGGAGGAAGTAATCGTAAAACACAGGAATTATTAGATATCCCAACAAATACTTTTTCCTTGTAAATTAAAATATTCTTCAAATCATGAATAGGAAAATCAAATTCTAAACCTAACATTAGCCCTCTTCCTCTTATTTTTTTGATTTTAGGAATCATACGTAATTCTTGAAATAAAATTTTCCCCATTTTTTTTGCATTTTCAATTAAATTTTCTTTTTTAATAATTTCTAATACAACAATTCCAGCAGTACAAGCCAAATGATTTCCACCAAATGTCGTTCCTAACATTCCGTGATATGGTTTAAATTTAGGATGAATAAGAACTCCTCCTATGGGAAATCCATTTCCCATTCCTTTAGCAACAGTAATCAAATCTGGTTTTATAGGATATAATTGATGAGAAAAAAAAGATCCAGTTCTTCCATATCCACTTTGAACTTCATCTATTATAAAAACTGTGTGATATTTTTTACAAAGAGACCAAGCTTTACAAAAAAAATCAAAGCCAGGATCTATGATCCCAGAGACTCCTTGGATTCCTTCCGTAATTACAGCGCAAATGTCTCCCTGTTTTAATTTTTTTTCTAACATTTCAATATCCTTATAATCTATAAATAGAGTCTCATGTTGAGCATCAAAAGGAGATACAAATTTGTAATTATCCGTAACGGATACACTTCCGCTTGTTCTTCCATGAAAAGCCCCTTTGAAAGCAATAATCTTTTTTTTTCCTGTATAAAAAGAGGCAATTTTTAATGCATTTTCATTAGATTCAGTTCCAGAATTACAAAGAAATAACGAATAATTTTTATATCCTGAAATACAACCAAGTAAATGGGCCAATTTTTTTTTTTGAAAAATAAAAACACTATTTGAATAATAAGGAATTTTATGAATTTGTTCTGTTAAAGATTGAACATAATTTGGATGCGCATGTCCAATGGAAATTACTGCATGACCACCATAAAAATCCAAATACATATGTCCTTGTTTATCAAAAACATATACTCCTTTACTTTTAGTTAATTCTATATCTAGAATAGGGTATACGTCAAATAATTCCATTTTTTACTTTTTACTTTTTTTTTTTAAAAACGAACAGATTTTAATTTCAAACCACAAGTTTCATCTAAATTAAATAGAAGATTCATATTCTGGACAGCTTGACCTGAAGCGCCTTTGATAAGATTATCTATAATACTTGTAATTATTAGTTGATCCTTCTCTTTCATAAGAGACAAAATACATTTATTAGTATTAATCACTTGTTTTAGATCAATGTTTATATTTATATCAGATATTTCCACAAACGGGTGATTTTTATAGTATTCTTTATAAAATTCTCTATTTTCTTCCAAAGAAAAACTGGAATAAGTATATAAAGTTGCTATAATTCCTCTGGAAAAATTTCCCCTATAAGGAATAAAATAAATTTCATAAGGAAAATGATTTTGGACTTTTTGAATCTCCTGTTTTATTTCTTTTAGATGCTGATGTTTAAAAATTTGATAAGTAGAAATATTGTTATTTCTCCAACTGAATTGATTGGTTTCACTAACTTTTTTACCAGATCCTGTGGATCCAGTTATAGCACTGATATGAATATGTTGTTTTAATAGCTTTTTTTTAGCTAAAGGTAAAATAGCTAAAAGAATAGCTGTAGCAAAACATCCTGGATTAGCTATACTATTGGATATTTTTATATTATCTTTTTGTAACTCTGGTAATCCATACACAAAACTTCTCCCTTTAAAAATAGATTGATCCATCAATCTGAAATCTTGACTAAGATCAATAACTTTTACATTTTCTGATATTTCCTTTAATTCTTTTCTAGACTGTCCATGTCCTGAACAAAGAAAGACTATATCTATTTTTTCATTTAAAGAATCAACAAACTTCATCTCTATTTCCCCCAGTAGATCTTGATGTGTCCAGTGAATCCATTTGTTTGGATGACTTCTACTTACTACACTATTAATTTTTGCTTTTGGATGATGAATTATTAATCTAATTAATTCTCCA encodes:
- a CDS encoding aspartate aminotransferase family protein, translated to MELFDVYPILDIELTKSKGVYVFDKQGHMYLDFYGGHAVISIGHAHPNYVQSLTEQIHKIPYYSNSVFIFQKKKLAHLLGCISGYKNYSLFLCNSGTESNENALKIASFYTGKKKIIAFKGAFHGRTSGSVSVTDNYKFVSPFDAQHETLFIDYKDIEMLEKKLKQGDICAVITEGIQGVSGIIDPGFDFFCKAWSLCKKYHTVFIIDEVQSGYGRTGSFFSHQLYPIKPDLITVAKGMGNGFPIGGVLIHPKFKPYHGMLGTTFGGNHLACTAGIVVLEIIKKENLIENAKKMGKILFQELRMIPKIKKIRGRGLMLGLEFDFPIHDLKNILIYKEKVFVGISNNSCVLRLLPPLSINVNHIKLFLKKLRNALAYLDEK
- the argC gene encoding N-acetyl-gamma-glutamyl-phosphate reductase, which encodes MIEIGIIGGTGYTAGELIRLIIHHPKAKINSVVSRSHPNKWIHWTHQDLLGEIEMKFVDSLNEKIDIVFLCSGHGQSRKELKEISENVKVIDLSQDFRLMDQSIFKGRSFVYGLPELQKDNIKISNSIANPGCFATAILLAILPLAKKKLLKQHIHISAITGSTGSGKKVSETNQFSWRNNNISTYQIFKHQHLKEIKQEIQKVQNHFPYEIYFIPYRGNFSRGIIATLYTYSSFSLEENREFYKEYYKNHPFVEISDININIDLKQVINTNKCILSLMKEKDQLIITSIIDNLIKGASGQAVQNMNLLFNLDETCGLKLKSVRF